Below is a window of Quercus robur chromosome 6, dhQueRobu3.1, whole genome shotgun sequence DNA.
ctaactttatttgagtaccacctatttattttcaaataccactaataagttattaggtttccacaaatattttttgctctattattatgttaattacaaatgtttcatatctcattatctaaattgggttatgatataaactatcacaaaaaagcccaaaaactcatattttatccaatttcattatcattatttagctaAGCCCAAAACCGGCCCTATGAACCCAATACACACATCctattctatttaaagcccaagaatacttatgcttggaaatatttgaaaaacccatgattcaagtccatggtaaaacaattttatcaacggaattcaaatccataatcaaagcccatgatttaaactcatggcaatttatttatccaaaacccAATTCATATTAACAATATCAAAGTCCAATTCTCATTGgtaacatcaaaacccaattctcattggcaatatcaaaacccaattctcgctggcaatttttaaaacccaattttcattgaCAACATCAAAgctcaattctcattggcaatatcaaagctCAGTTCTCACTGGcaatatttaaaacccaattctcattggcaatatcaaaacccaattctctttggcaatatcaaaagcccaacttacattggcactattaaaagcccaagctaactacttggcactattttatcaaaagcccaaggttattaatacttggcaaaatactatatcataattgtttcacttaaaagtccaacaatgaacaatactttagattcttaaacctattactaTAAATTACAAACTCatgaaatttatgaattatttattctcaaaacccatggcaatcatcttataaaagcccatggaaagttatgattatttatCTTAGACTcgtgacatttatttatttcatttcatattataaactcaTGTTCACTATCTATCTTACATCaaaacattcataatatttatttccaaaactcatggtaattattcatcctacatgcccattatgattatctatagaAAAACTCATGAGAATATCACATTATTCCATTATAATGGATATTGCCtctatttaaaacccatggtaaatattattctcaagaaaatattggaggccattatttaaaaagccccaaagaaaatatcatttacaaagGAATTCAtagcaaaaattatgagaaactatacaagttgttatttaaaacccatgaaaattaatacccaaaacctatcataaatatttattaaagctcatggattcatttttatttctacTAACAACTAAAACCCATGTGGAATAAAAAATCCATGGCAATATATGGTAGCTTTGTCCATTTTGTAGGGCTCATAATGAGAAAGCAAAAGGATAGGCCCAAATGGAGAGAACCACCAAGTCAGAGGCCCACCAAAATACTCAGCCCTCATGGCCGAGCCCAACATAAAATCTCAGCCAAAACAGCTCATGTGTGCAAACTGGCCCCACTGGAAAACTCCATTCAGTTTTGCCTTCCGCTAGAGATCACCTCAAGAAGCAACCAAGCTCCCAAACCAAATTAGGAGTTGGCCACCTGTCCCACTGCCAACTTTGACGTGAACAATACCAGAGGTTGACACCTAAAGACTAATGGGCAATAAATACCCTTCTTCCCCAAATTTTGGTCACAACTCAAGGAAGCCATAACCAAGACCTCCAAGCTCATGAAATCATCAAccaaatagtttattttattactaaaaatgtatgtaattggttcatgaaccaagcccatgaatcctaaagggaaaaatttgggaacatgtggtttggagggcataaaagGATCTCCAGTGGAACCCTCTAAAGTGGACTTCAACTTTGACACCTAACTTGGGGTGTTGAATCCTACTTcctagtttattttattactaaaaatgtatgtaattggttcatgaaccaagcccatgaatcctaaaggggaaaatttgggaatatgtggtttggagggcataaagggatctTCAGCGGAACCCTCTGAAGTGGACTTAAACTTTAACACCTAGCTTAGGGTATTAAATCTTACTTCCTAGGGTCCAAATCTTAGTTACAGCACTAAGATTCTCAAAACTTCCTTAATACTTGCCTTAATCCCATTGGCTAAACACAATCTCAGCAAACTTAGCTTTTAATGCAAGATTACCCTAAATATTACTCATGTGTGACATTGCCCAAAGAAGCAAAATAGCCCCAAAAGCAAATTCTCATTTTAGGCCAAATCCAGGTTATTAATTCAGCTGTCCTGCTCCCCTGAATcaaacctactttttttttggattttagctAATTAATGCTTGCTCTAATCCTCTCGATAAAAGACAAATCACTCCAACCCCTTAAGGAGGGgaggcgggggggggggggggggaagcctctttaaaaaatttatgtcatTGACTATATTCTGCAAAAATTCAGTCCCTCTTAAACTTTCTTTAAGCTTCCCCAAGCTCTCTTAAGCTCACTCACAACCTTTCTCAGCCTATAGTCACCATAACACCAACATTCCCCACCTTGCTTACACCTTCCTACTCCATAAACGTCCTATGACTGACCATAACTAGCCTAAACTCCCTCCATGAAACTCAGCCAAGCTTCCTCTTAACCAACTTTTCATAAGCTCACACACTCACCCAACAAAAAAGCTTCTCCTTACATACCACCCACATTTCCCTTAAGGATCTTAGTAACCATATGCTGCACTGAGCTGGGATTCCCTTTCTCCCTTCATACCATGCCAAATAACTCCTTTTTTATCACTATGCAACCACTAATATTTACTTATTGTTTTACTATAAAAGGTAATAATGTATTTGagacttttggaattttttcttcatattgaTGTAATGATGACTGAGAGTATTGTGGACCCTATGGAACAAAATACACAAGAATTTCCTGAAGTTAAtactttattaaatttatttaataattgaatataaattaCCCTAGCGCTGGAGATAATATTGTACTGCCAGAGGACTAATTTGAACTATGATGCTATAAGAGGACTAATTATACAACAAACTAACAACAGTAATGTGTATATTGGgctttattgttgtcttcttgtcAAGGTGCAGCCTCTATCTCTTGCTTGGGCGGGCTTACATGACACCAAAagcttttgggttttatttcaAGAGTTCATCGTCAAGTTTCAGCTTGGTTATCCTATATTCTATTTggaaacatcaaaattttcccttcaacaagtatatatttatgaaattggatttcataaatatatgatgaataacttaatgGATTAAACTgagtactcaaggattaagatatagtaatcttcaaagtgacaatctacattcatgactttatattactacgaatattttatgaaggggttgcatgtacaataaagtcttgagatataatttattaataaggcctagagtgcaattatatttatatagtggtattaaatataattaatggtaactttggacatGTCAatagttgacagaaaagcccaaggcccattggagttagagtcttatttgttcctttttggtcctactccaagccacatactaaatcccaattggaatggcccgaaaggctagcccaattagataatcaattataaggagagaaacatacagaattttgtaagagaatgaaaagattTGTATGTGAGTGTAGGACAATCTCTTATTCTCCAttgaacacatacatataaactgattgagagaccacacttcttgggcacaagtggaattggagtgaagatttaAAGTGTTTctaagtacttctaatctttggttttgaatttcaccgtaCCAgggtacactctcttgttcttatattctgaaatttacatagtacatgttatcaattgctaatgaagtagatccgttaattttccgctGCGTAAGTTTTGTATGCGAtataaacatgtttttttttttccaacaagaGCTAGGGAGAATTCGCATGCCTAAAAAATGTTAAGGTTTGTTGTTTATATAGAAGTGAAGAGCTGACCTAAATCCCTTAATATGGGGGAATTTCCTTGTAAAGAAAAGGATCCCAAGATACTTGGGGATCTCCTTCCCATATATAGGAGATTTGATTGTGCAGTAGGATCTTCGGTTATGATGAGCAAGTAATTTCCATATATGGACATATGAGTGGACCCCACACAAGTTCCATAGGAAACCCTAAGGTGATGGGTCGTCAAGATTGGGGGTTGGATCATTAACCCGGATTCGATAGCCCATAGGGTCAGTCATCCCTTTGGGATCAGTTTAGGTGTAAGGCCGATGATCAGACAAGGAAGGTTCGTCAGGTGAGGAAGGTTCGGCATGTGAGGAAGGTTCGGCATTCTATgtcgatcaatcaaaaattatCCTCACCCAAACCAATTGGTCAGGAGGATGCATGACATCTCTCGACAAATCCCTGATGATGGAGTCGATCAGCATGGGAATGATCCGATGGGTCAGGAGGATGTGTGATGGAGTCGATCGGCATGGTCACGATCTGATGGGCCAAGAGGATGCATGACGGATCCCTAATGACGAAGTCGATCAGCATGGTCACGATTCAATGGGTCAAGAGGATGCGTGACAGATCCCTGATAACGGAGTTGATTGACATGGTCACGATCCGATAGGTCAAGAGGATGCGTGACATCCTTCAACATATCCTTATGATGAAGTCGATTGACATGGTCACGATCCAATGGGTCAAGAGGATGCGTGACATCCTTCGATGGATCCTTGATGACAGAGTCAATCAACACTATCTCAATCCAATGGGTTAGGAGGATGCGTGACAGATCCCTAATGATAGAGTCAGTCAACATGGTCACCATCCGATGGGTCGGATATGTTGACGACCCCTTGATACGTGATGACCGTCAAGGCGGAGTGTGTTGTATGATGTCAGGAAAGGTACCTGACGATACTTTTGGTGATCAAAGACTCCTTTGGTGAGCTCATGATGCTTTTGGTAACCGAAGACTTTAGAgtgtcaaaaaaattttggatggTGAAAATATTCCCAATCAatgtatatatatgattttgatgTTAAAGTCAGTTTTATTGAAAAGGAAGCTCATCAAGCTAATAATTGCTACTCTCTTAATTTATAAATCAGATACCGAGATTTTTCTGGCCTACAATGACTTGCACTAACGTAATAGTAATCCCTGGCCTACAACTACaatgaccttttttttctttttctttattttttttctttttcttttttttgatacgACAACtacaatgactttttttttttataggaacaaCTACAATGACTTGGTATTGAAAGGTCGCTGTAATTCACATGAAGATTCTTTAAGTGGGGTGGGAGCTATTCATGCTTTCTGGTTTCAAGCCATTCAGGTTGACGAGTATTACAATGAATGGTTAATAAAAAGATTGAAACCCATTGCTGAAGTGGGAGCATCataacacaatttttatcataaaaaaaaatatataattagtatgtatttagcaaaaattaaaaagtcagcttattttactattcaacttattctTGTTACTATTCGTAAGCTTTACTgcattttttgatattattcatagGTTTCACTACAgtaatttcagcaaaaagttttcaatttcaacaaaataaacagattccaaatagaccctcagtcaaattatttttttaaaaagtaaatgtaaTTAGTTACATATTAAAACTCTTACttaaatttaatactattttttatcatttttaataagaaagAACGTGTGGCTATCTTTGTTGTGTGgtaatttttattgagtatatgtgattggttttttttttttttaattttatagttcattaatattaaattcttagtattttgcatttattaacTTACTTGAcacaaagatttaaaaacttaaGTGAATACATAAcacaaacttaagtggataattataaTGTGGTCTCcatataaatttagacacatgacgtaaaattaaattttaatattaaattataattgaacTTTCTGTGAATtctacctattaatatatatatatatatatatatatatataaataaagaagtaTATAATTTAGAATAGAAAAGGTATCGCTAAAGCAGtaaagcatataaaaaaaagtttagaaatGCCCAAAATTAAATTAGTCGAAGAAAAGTATTCTACCAACATTTGGGAGCAGAACACCCCTCACCTTTATCAACTACAATCTGCAGGTCCAAACTATGAATACATTGGCCAGCCAACTaaactttaatttcttttttcctgttAATAAACATATGATAACTCAATATAATCATAAGTTGAGTGACCATGATAAATTATTGGGGCCagattttaatcattttaacaCATAACAGGACCATGATTTTAGTTTATCCACAGCATAATTCCATATCTCAATAGGAAGTAAATTACTCTAATAGATTTGCCAACATGAAAATTCACTTCATCATCTGGACTAACTATGTTTAATTGCAGCCATTATTTGATATTTCCCATTTGGATGGTAATTGGAATTGTGTTAAGTCTCCCTTGGTATACAAAGGGGCATGCTTATCTCAATTTCACTTAAAATGTTGTGACATGATACACATTTAGATCTGCAATATGTAAATCGATCAACTTGAGAGGATTCTAATACTTTGACAAAAGCTCCAATTTCCTCCCCTTGATTAGCGGCTCTCAGAATCCTGCTTCATGATTGAGCAAGGctttaaacaaaaatccaatAGTGCAAATATCAAACTTGTGGATTCTATTCCTCAATTTCATAAGAAAAGTATTTGAAACTACAATATTGACAAcatcaaacaacaacaacaacagtaaATCTCAAAGCCTCAAACACCAGCCACTGTAAATACTTTCAGTTGTAATAACTTAAACAAAGAAACAATCAACTATGATGAAAGAAGATAAGAAAGCTCCCCTTTTCTAAAACGCTCTACTTCTCCTAGTGACAGCATAGCTTCTGCTTCTTGGATATACATCTGTGTTGACCTTGATATCTTCTTCGAATTCACACGGCTTGTCTTCGTCGATCCTTCCAATACCAACACTGCGGCTTCGAGGAATATCATCAGGCCCTGCCATTGGAGACTTGGTAACCTGCTGTTTTTGAAGAGAATCCAACTGAGTTCTATTGCCTACACTCCTTGTCGAAGCAACCCTTATGAGCTCACTGTAATCTTCTTTGCTACTGGATTTGGTGGAGTTGATGCTAAAGCTCTTAGGCAGAGTGGTGATTTGAGACGTGGGGCAAGCTATGGCTGCGCCAATGCCATATTCAAAGTGGCCAGAGCATTCAGTGATGCTATGGACATAGAAGTCCCTGATCTTGATCAGGAGTCTAATTGGTGCCTTGTACCAgctgagttttctttttttggtaccTTCCTTGTTAACCATGTCGGTTCAAAAACACCAAGTACTATTTTCTTTGGTATAGATGTGTGTGTGATATGAACAAGAGAAGAGAACGACTAGAAGatatattggaaaaaaaaaagtttggaatGGGAATTTAGGTAGTTAATTGGAAGATATGATCTGTGAAGTGTGAAGGTATTTGGATGTGATTTATTAAATATGATGGTCTATAAGTGGTGAGGGGGACAATTTGGCAATATAAAAGTGAtagcatgagagagagaaatggggTTTAGCCTTTGGATATTTAATAAGGCCTTGTAGTATACAATACGGTCCAATGACCATTCAAGGACTGAAGCTTTGGAAGAACGTGGCGACTTTGTCAACTCAGTAAACTTGGTGACTTTGTCAAAGTAAAGCAAAGTTTGGTTTCAATATtaagcaacaaaaattctaaaaccacGTAAAATGTCATAATTTCTGCCACAGCTATTCATATAATAGACCATGAGCGGtggatttaaataaaaataacaaatagtcAGTTACAATCTCCAAAATAGTTGTAGCAAAAgttgttatattttatatgatattaaaactatACATTAAACAACGgtgataaatatatttttaacaagGACAGATAAAAATCCAATATAGGttccaaaacaaataaataaaacagaaatattttgaagattaaaatttaatagatgACAAAGAAATTGAAATGGCCATCCGAAGGTATCAaggagtttttcttttcttttcttttcttttcttttttccttttttttttttttttttttgtgaatagaAGGTATCATACTCTTTTCCTTGTGTGTCAGACATTTCAACTGTAATCCGTGGACTTCACCACGGGCTAGTTTTTGTCCcttacatttataattttaacagttgattaatgacatagctattaatgtTTGATactctaaaaatattataagcatggaggatataagaagaaaatataattcattggtgaatttgtcaaaattcatatttaataaaaagatattgagtgaaaTTGTAGTAttaggctacaaccaaatttgtagccaaattttgtcctaaaAAGATTGAATCCTacgttgataaaaaaaaaaaaaaaaaaaaaaaaaaaaaaaaaaaaaaatctttatttatttatatttgtcgCGTGAGTTATTAGGCTAAACTGTAAGTCCAACACAAGTGAATGAGATAGGTGACATTACCAAGGAGCCATTAGTGATGTAATCAGATGATGATTACCGAAATTAATTTATTCTATAATCACttaatcactaaaaaaaaaaacttgttggCTCCAAGATTTGATCAAATATATAATCAAAAAGACTTGTCGGCTCCAAACAATGGAATTTGATCAAATATATAATCACTTAATCACTAAAACAAGGCTTGTTGGCTCCAAAATTTGATCAAATATGTAATCGGCAAGACTTGTTGGCTCCAAACAATGGAATTTGATCAAATATATAATCACTTAATCACTAGAAGAAGAATATTTGTGGGAAAGGGTCATGCTTgtaataaaatgtttaaattaaatGTTAAGTTTAATAAAGCATCTACTAGTTCGGCTCCAAACAATGGAATTTGATCAAA
It encodes the following:
- the LOC126732927 gene encoding uncharacterized protein LOC126732927; amino-acid sequence: MVNKEGTKKRKLSWYKAPIRLLIKIRDFYVHSITECSGHFEYGIGAAIACPTSQITTLPKSFSINSTKSSSKEDYSELIRVASTRSVGNRTQLDSLQKQQVTKSPMAGPDDIPRSRSVGIGRIDEDKPCEFEEDIKVNTDVYPRSRSYAVTRRSRAF